One Sinorhizobium mexicanum genomic region harbors:
- a CDS encoding NUDIX domain-containing protein produces the protein MTAERRDGSAASPQSRAPGSRPVRPRDAASIMVLDRSDARVRVLMGKRHSAHAFMPDLYVFPGGRRDPSDHRLAFAGDLHPVVLQSLKSVEGRPLTDARARALALAALRELYEEAGVRVGKPSLEPGAGLPFLPDLANLRYMARAITPPGHSRRFDTRFFAVFADEADVDASMILESRELQDLQWIDVNNLPPLQIPEITATILADLRSSLESDPSLPRERSVPFYFMRRGRFVRMLL, from the coding sequence ATGACGGCGGAGCGCCGCGATGGCAGCGCAGCTTCGCCGCAATCCCGCGCCCCGGGAAGCCGGCCCGTAAGACCGCGAGACGCCGCTTCCATCATGGTCCTGGACCGGTCCGACGCGCGCGTTCGCGTGCTGATGGGAAAGCGCCATAGCGCCCATGCCTTCATGCCCGACCTCTATGTCTTCCCCGGCGGCCGGCGCGATCCATCCGACCATCGGCTGGCTTTTGCAGGCGATCTCCATCCGGTCGTTCTGCAATCGCTGAAGTCGGTCGAAGGGCGGCCGCTGACCGATGCACGGGCGCGGGCGCTTGCTCTGGCCGCCTTGAGGGAGCTTTACGAAGAGGCTGGCGTCCGCGTCGGCAAGCCAAGCCTCGAGCCGGGTGCCGGACTTCCCTTCCTTCCCGATCTTGCAAACTTACGCTATATGGCTCGGGCCATTACCCCTCCGGGACACTCGAGGCGGTTCGACACACGTTTCTTCGCCGTTTTCGCGGATGAGGCCGACGTCGACGCTTCGATGATTCTGGAAAGCCGGGAGCTTCAGGATTTGCAGTGGATCGATGTGAACAACCTTCCACCCCTCCAAATACCGGAGATCACCGCCACGATCCTTGCGGACCTGAGGAGCAGCCTCGAATCGGATCCCTCCCTTCCTCGTGAAAGGTCAGTGCCGTTTTACTTCATGCGCCGTGGGCGCTTTGTCCGCATGCTCCTCTAA
- the rnr gene encoding ribonuclease R, with translation MTRIPRDPTERPGKGAGKKNGRAAKPAPAAERETIVHGAVPPRDVLMRFIAENPQQASKREIAKAFGLKGEARVELKALLRSLEEDGLVEKKRKSLVRPGALPPVTVLDITIRDIDGELIGRPAEWLDDDGVAPAVLIKQSAVGKAKGKTPVGGLGDRVLAKIFPSKDRGGPAYTARIIKVLDKRKDAVLGVFRPTPGGGGRLMPIDKRGEEILVDPDFTNNAQDGDLVEVHLARVGRYGLPRAQVQNVIGSVASEKAISMIAIHAHGIPYVFSERVLKEAEAARPATMEHREDWRSLPLITIDPADAKDHDDAVYAEPDPSPDNPGGMIVTVAIADVSWYVQPKSALDLEALKRGNSVYFPDRVVPMLPERISNDLCSLKEGVDRPALAVRMRFSKEGRKAGHTFHRIMMRSAAKLSYNQAQAAIDGAPDDKTGPILETILKPLWEAYRILTRGRDRRQPLELNMPERKIILKPDGTVDRVFVPERLDAHKLIEEMMIQANVAAAETLEQKQQALIYRVHDQPSLAKQETLREFLATLDISLVKGGNMRSNHFNGVLSTAEGKPYETMVNEIVLRSQSQAIYSPENIGHFGLNLMKYAHFTSPIRRYADLVVHRALVTALGLGAGGTTPQEEGALDDIAAEISTFERRAMAAERDTVDRLIAHHLNGRIGEEFDGRVSGVTKAGLFVTLPAYGADGFIPISTLGRDYYIYDEAHQALSGEKSGLGYRLGDPVRVKLEEAVPLAGALRFEMLSEGRKMPTATRSFHKAGRRERPGARKRPGTRAPRGRR, from the coding sequence TTGACCAGAATTCCGCGCGACCCGACCGAACGGCCCGGAAAGGGCGCAGGCAAGAAGAACGGCCGCGCGGCCAAGCCGGCACCTGCTGCCGAAAGGGAGACGATCGTTCACGGCGCGGTTCCGCCGCGCGATGTGCTGATGCGGTTCATCGCCGAAAACCCGCAGCAAGCCTCGAAGCGGGAAATCGCCAAGGCCTTTGGCCTGAAGGGAGAGGCACGCGTCGAACTGAAGGCACTGCTGCGCTCGCTGGAAGAGGACGGGCTGGTCGAGAAGAAGCGAAAATCGCTCGTGCGTCCCGGCGCTCTGCCGCCCGTCACGGTCCTCGACATCACAATCCGTGACATCGACGGCGAATTGATCGGCCGACCGGCGGAGTGGCTGGACGACGACGGCGTCGCGCCCGCGGTTCTCATCAAGCAATCCGCTGTCGGCAAGGCAAAGGGCAAGACACCCGTCGGCGGTCTCGGCGATCGGGTACTGGCGAAGATATTTCCTTCGAAGGACCGCGGCGGCCCTGCCTATACGGCCCGCATCATCAAGGTCCTCGACAAGCGCAAGGATGCCGTGCTCGGCGTCTTTCGCCCCACGCCTGGCGGCGGTGGACGGCTGATGCCGATCGATAAGCGCGGCGAAGAGATCCTGGTCGACCCGGATTTCACCAATAACGCTCAGGACGGCGATCTTGTGGAAGTGCATCTTGCCCGCGTCGGGCGGTATGGTCTGCCGCGCGCCCAGGTGCAGAACGTCATCGGCTCCGTTGCATCGGAGAAGGCGATCTCGATGATCGCCATTCATGCGCATGGAATTCCTTATGTCTTTTCCGAGCGGGTGCTGAAAGAGGCCGAGGCAGCACGCCCGGCGACGATGGAACACCGCGAGGACTGGCGCTCGCTGCCGCTGATCACCATCGATCCGGCCGACGCCAAGGATCATGATGACGCCGTCTATGCGGAGCCCGATCCCTCGCCCGACAATCCGGGCGGCATGATCGTCACTGTCGCGATTGCCGACGTCTCCTGGTATGTCCAGCCAAAGTCTGCACTCGACCTCGAAGCGTTGAAGCGCGGGAATTCGGTCTATTTTCCCGACCGTGTCGTGCCGATGCTGCCCGAGCGCATTTCCAACGATCTCTGCTCGCTGAAGGAAGGTGTCGACCGCCCCGCGCTCGCTGTCCGTATGCGGTTTTCGAAAGAGGGTCGCAAGGCCGGACACACGTTCCATCGCATCATGATGCGCAGCGCCGCCAAGCTTTCCTACAACCAGGCTCAGGCCGCGATCGACGGGGCGCCGGACGACAAGACCGGACCGATCCTGGAAACGATCCTCAAGCCGCTGTGGGAGGCCTACCGCATACTCACGCGCGGACGTGACCGGCGCCAGCCGCTTGAGCTCAACATGCCGGAGCGCAAGATCATCCTGAAGCCAGACGGCACCGTCGACCGCGTCTTCGTGCCGGAACGCCTCGACGCGCACAAGCTGATCGAGGAAATGATGATCCAGGCGAATGTCGCGGCGGCAGAGACGTTGGAACAGAAGCAGCAGGCGCTGATCTATCGCGTTCACGACCAGCCGTCGCTTGCAAAGCAGGAGACGCTTCGCGAATTCCTGGCGACGCTCGACATCTCCCTCGTCAAGGGCGGCAACATGCGCTCGAACCATTTCAACGGCGTCCTGTCGACGGCCGAGGGAAAACCCTACGAGACCATGGTCAACGAAATCGTGCTGCGCTCGCAAAGCCAGGCGATCTACAGCCCGGAAAATATCGGCCATTTCGGCTTGAACCTGATGAAGTATGCCCACTTCACCTCTCCCATACGTCGCTACGCCGATCTGGTCGTGCATCGCGCCCTGGTCACTGCGCTCGGCCTCGGCGCGGGTGGCACGACGCCGCAAGAGGAAGGTGCGCTCGACGATATCGCCGCCGAGATTTCCACATTCGAGCGGCGCGCGATGGCGGCCGAGCGCGATACGGTCGATCGGTTGATTGCGCATCACCTGAACGGTCGCATCGGCGAGGAATTCGACGGGCGCGTCTCGGGCGTCACCAAGGCGGGACTTTTTGTCACCCTCCCCGCCTATGGCGCCGACGGTTTTATCCCTATATCTACGCTCGGACGCGATTATTACATCTATGACGAGGCCCATCAGGCCCTGTCGGGCGAAAAATCCGGGCTCGGCTATCGTCTCGGAGATCCGGTGCGCGTCAAATTGGAGGAGGCCGTACCGCTTGCCGGTGCGCTCCGCTTCGAGATGCTGAGCGAAGGGCGCAAGATGCCAACCGCAACACGCTCTTTCCATAAGGCCGGCCGCCGTGAGCGGCCCGGTGCGCGCAAGCGACCGGGAACGCGGGCACCGCGAGGCAGGCGATAG
- a CDS encoding GNAT family N-acetyltransferase yields MDITLEFEPVTARRWQDFEQLFGRQGAFCGCWCVALRLPYAIRTRMSSDERKGFIKDRIAAGPPPGIIGYSEGAPVAWVQLGPRHDVPQFNSPRTISRPLGDREAEDPSVWALSCLFLLPRLRGNGVSHRLLGAAIDHARAGHARFLDACPIDHAKQSKSATLCIGSTAIFDRAGFETVARRKDGRPLMRLDLSR; encoded by the coding sequence TTGGATATCACCCTTGAATTCGAACCGGTCACCGCGCGGCGCTGGCAGGACTTCGAACAGCTCTTCGGCCGCCAGGGCGCCTTCTGCGGCTGCTGGTGCGTCGCGCTGCGACTGCCGTACGCCATCCGCACTCGGATGTCCTCCGACGAGCGCAAGGGCTTCATCAAAGATCGGATCGCAGCCGGACCACCACCCGGCATCATCGGATATAGCGAGGGCGCGCCGGTCGCCTGGGTGCAGTTGGGCCCGCGCCACGACGTTCCCCAATTCAATTCGCCGCGCACGATCTCGCGACCGCTTGGCGATCGCGAGGCCGAGGATCCATCGGTTTGGGCGCTGAGTTGCCTGTTCCTTCTGCCGCGCCTGCGCGGCAACGGCGTGAGCCACCGCCTGCTTGGTGCAGCGATCGACCACGCGCGGGCTGGACACGCCCGCTTTCTCGACGCATGCCCGATCGACCACGCCAAGCAATCGAAATCCGCGACTCTCTGCATTGGCTCCACGGCGATCTTTGACCGTGCCGGTTTCGAGACTGTAGCGCGGCGTAAGGACGGCAGACCACTGATGCGATTGGATTTGAGTCGATGA
- a CDS encoding DUF983 domain-containing protein, with translation MKTAATEELHLGGMKDEDRPVMRSIKRGLIGRCPACGDARLFRAFIKSVDACAACGERMDHHRADDFPPYIVVTIVGHAVLAGYMMTDLLLPLSTWQHLAIWAPVTLASSLALLQPVKGAVIGLQWALRMHGFGGKEDAPEDVLPPRDASA, from the coding sequence ATGAAGACTGCGGCCACCGAGGAGCTCCATCTTGGGGGAATGAAGGACGAAGACCGTCCCGTCATGCGCTCGATCAAGCGCGGCCTGATCGGCCGTTGCCCCGCCTGTGGCGATGCGCGCCTTTTCCGGGCCTTCATCAAGTCCGTCGATGCCTGTGCTGCGTGCGGCGAGCGCATGGATCACCATCGGGCCGACGACTTTCCGCCTTATATCGTCGTCACCATCGTCGGCCACGCTGTGCTCGCCGGCTATATGATGACCGACCTCTTGCTGCCGCTTTCCACCTGGCAGCATCTCGCGATCTGGGCACCGGTAACCCTTGCCAGCTCCCTTGCACTGCTGCAGCCGGTCAAGGGGGCCGTCATTGGACTGCAATGGGCCCTGAGGATGCATGGTTTCGGCGGCAAGGAGGATGCTCCGGAAGACGTCCTTCCGCCGCGAGACGCCTCGGCATGA
- a CDS encoding DNA polymerase IV: protein MPDSAASIPGFCRDCLKEQTAGARRCSSCGSPRLLRHSELYTLTLAHIDCDAFYASIEKRDDPELADKPVIIGGGKRGVVSTACYIARIHGVRSAMPMFKALEACPQAVVIKPNMEKYSRVGREVRSLMLELTPLVQPLSIDEAFLDLSGTERLHHDPPARTLARFAKRVEQEIGITVSVGLSYCKFLAKVASDLQKPRGFSVIGQAEAVDFLKERPVTLIWGVGKAFAATLERDGIRTIGQLQMMEEADLMRRYGTMGQRLYRLSRGQDERTVETDGEAKSVSSETTFNEDLSRPEELVPYLRRLSEQVALRLRKSELAGQTVVLKLKTADFKLRTRNRRLDSPTRLADRIFRTGLQLLEKEVDGTRYRLIGIGVSDLSAPGLADPPDLVDPAATRRAAAEDAINKLRDKFGKTTVETGYTFGHRRRDQ, encoded by the coding sequence ATGCCCGACAGCGCTGCATCGATTCCTGGCTTCTGCCGAGACTGCCTCAAGGAGCAGACTGCCGGGGCGCGACGGTGCTCCTCGTGTGGCAGCCCGCGGCTTCTTCGCCACTCAGAGCTCTACACGCTGACGCTCGCGCACATCGACTGCGATGCCTTCTATGCGTCGATCGAGAAGCGTGACGATCCGGAGCTTGCCGACAAACCCGTGATCATTGGCGGCGGCAAACGCGGCGTCGTTTCGACCGCCTGCTACATTGCCCGCATTCACGGTGTCCGCTCCGCCATGCCGATGTTCAAAGCGCTGGAAGCCTGTCCGCAGGCGGTCGTGATCAAGCCGAACATGGAGAAATATTCGCGCGTCGGACGTGAGGTGCGGTCGCTGATGCTGGAACTGACGCCGCTTGTGCAGCCACTGTCGATCGATGAAGCCTTCCTCGATCTCAGCGGCACCGAGCGGCTTCATCACGATCCACCGGCCCGAACACTCGCCCGATTCGCCAAGCGGGTGGAGCAGGAGATCGGCATCACCGTCTCGGTCGGTCTGTCCTATTGCAAGTTCCTCGCCAAGGTCGCCTCCGACCTGCAGAAACCGCGAGGATTTTCCGTCATCGGTCAGGCAGAGGCCGTCGACTTCCTGAAGGAGCGTCCGGTGACGCTGATCTGGGGCGTCGGCAAGGCCTTTGCCGCGACACTTGAACGCGATGGCATCCGCACGATCGGCCAGTTGCAGATGATGGAGGAGGCCGACCTGATGCGCCGCTACGGCACGATGGGCCAAAGGCTCTACCGCCTGTCGCGCGGCCAGGACGAGCGGACCGTAGAGACCGACGGGGAAGCCAAGAGCGTGTCGTCGGAAACCACGTTCAACGAAGACCTCTCACGCCCCGAGGAACTGGTGCCGTATCTGAGGCGGCTCAGCGAACAGGTGGCACTGCGGCTGCGCAAATCAGAGCTTGCCGGACAAACCGTCGTCCTCAAGCTCAAGACCGCCGACTTCAAGCTTCGCACGCGCAACCGGCGACTCGACAGCCCGACACGTCTGGCGGATCGTATCTTCCGCACCGGCCTCCAGCTTCTGGAAAAGGAAGTTGACGGCACGCGATACAGGCTGATCGGTATCGGCGTCAGCGACCTGTCCGCTCCCGGACTTGCCGACCCGCCGGATCTGGTGGATCCGGCAGCGACGAGGCGCGCTGCCGCCGAAGACGCCATCAACAAGCTGCGCGACAAGTTCGGCAAGACGACTGTCGAGACCGGCTATACCTTCGGCCACCGGCGTCGCGATCAATAG
- a CDS encoding PleD family two-component system response regulator, which yields MTARILVVDDVPANVKLLEARLLAEYFDVLTAGDGQSALAICEKTPVDLVLLDIMMPGMDGFEVCERLKANSRTAHIPVVMVTALDQPSDRVRGLKAGADDFLTKPVNDLQLMSRVKSLVRLKNVSDELRLRAQTAHTIGLQDLARPDRPDEPGNILLVDARASSQERLLRALKPIADVSVISDPQAALFEAAESNFDLVIVNANFDDYDPLRLCSQLRSLERTRFIPILLVTEQGRDEMVVRALELGVTDYVMRPVDPNELVARSLTQIRRKHCNDRLRASVQQTIELAITDDLTGLHNRRYLDNHLKVLMDRAAARGRPLSICITDIDRFKHINDTYGHDAGDEVLREFANRVRATVRGADLACRFGGEEFVIVMPDTTPEMAAIVAERLRLMVESRAFAIPQADTVHSVTASLGISSLRAEGDTPEALLKRADMALYQAKNNGRNRVVAAAA from the coding sequence ATGACAGCGCGTATCCTCGTCGTCGATGACGTACCAGCCAATGTGAAGCTCCTGGAGGCGCGGCTGCTGGCTGAATATTTCGACGTCTTGACGGCCGGCGACGGGCAATCGGCCTTGGCGATCTGCGAAAAGACGCCCGTGGACCTGGTGCTACTCGATATCATGATGCCGGGCATGGATGGGTTCGAGGTCTGCGAGAGGCTGAAGGCGAACAGCCGGACTGCGCATATTCCGGTGGTGATGGTGACAGCGCTCGACCAGCCGTCCGATCGTGTGCGTGGACTGAAGGCCGGCGCCGACGACTTCCTCACCAAACCGGTCAATGACCTGCAGCTGATGTCGCGGGTCAAAAGCCTGGTGCGATTGAAGAATGTCAGCGACGAATTGCGCCTTCGCGCGCAGACGGCACACACGATCGGCCTGCAGGACCTCGCCCGCCCGGATCGCCCGGACGAGCCTGGCAACATTCTGCTGGTCGACGCGCGCGCGTCATCGCAGGAGCGGCTTCTGCGCGCGCTGAAACCGATCGCCGACGTCTCGGTAATATCGGATCCTCAGGCGGCCTTGTTTGAGGCGGCCGAAAGCAATTTCGACCTCGTCATCGTCAACGCGAATTTTGACGACTACGATCCGCTGCGCCTGTGCTCGCAACTGCGTTCGCTGGAGCGCACACGCTTCATACCGATCCTGCTTGTCACCGAGCAGGGGCGCGACGAGATGGTCGTGCGCGCGCTCGAGCTTGGCGTAACGGATTATGTTATGCGGCCGGTCGATCCCAATGAGCTTGTGGCTCGCTCGCTCACTCAGATCCGACGGAAACATTGCAATGACCGGCTGCGGGCGAGCGTCCAACAGACAATCGAGCTGGCGATCACCGACGATCTCACCGGCCTGCACAATCGCCGTTATCTGGACAATCATCTGAAGGTGCTGATGGACCGTGCCGCGGCCCGCGGTCGACCGCTTTCCATCTGCATTACCGATATCGACCGCTTCAAACACATCAACGATACCTATGGTCACGATGCGGGCGACGAGGTCTTGCGCGAGTTTGCCAACCGTGTGCGTGCGACTGTCCGGGGTGCGGACCTCGCATGCCGGTTTGGTGGTGAGGAATTCGTGATCGTCATGCCGGACACGACCCCGGAAATGGCGGCAATCGTCGCCGAACGCCTTCGTCTGATGGTTGAGAGCCGAGCGTTCGCTATTCCTCAGGCTGATACGGTTCATTCCGTCACGGCTTCGCTCGGCATCTCCAGCCTGAGAGCGGAGGGCGACACGCCGGAAGCGTTGTTGAAGCGTGCCGATATGGCGCTCTATCAGGCCAAAAACAACGGGCGCAACAGGGTTGTGGCGGCAGCCGCCTAA
- the rpmG gene encoding 50S ribosomal protein L33: MAKATTIKIKLLSTADTGFFYVTTKNSRTMTEKMTKTKYDPIAKKHVEFKETKIK; encoded by the coding sequence ATGGCGAAAGCTACCACCATCAAGATCAAGTTGCTGTCGACGGCCGACACGGGTTTCTTCTACGTCACCACCAAGAACAGCCGTACGATGACGGAAAAGATGACGAAGACCAAGTACGACCCGATTGCAAAGAAGCACGTCGAGTTCAAGGAAACCAAGATCAAGTAA
- a CDS encoding MFS transporter, producing MSKPPSGTPAPVDEIHWLSLIAAVAAITAVGIAIGLGLPLLSIIMEKRGIPSTLIGFNSAMAGFASMAAAPFTTKFAHRHGVAPTMLLAIVFAAASALGFYYITNFWLWFPLRVVFHGAITVLFILSEFWINATAPPNRRGFVLGIYGTVLSLGFASGPLLFSILGSEGILPFAVGAGVILLAAIPIYLARNESPVLDEKPERHFMRYVFLVPTATAAVFIFGAVESGGLSLFPIFGTRAGFTESQAALLLTVMGIGNFIFQIPLGMLSDRVKDRRTLLSAMTLIGLIGALCLPMLVESWALMALVLLFWGGCVSGLYTVGLSHLGSRLQGADLAAANAAFVFSYAVGTVAGPQVIGAAMDVTGNSGFAWAIAAFFGLYVALSVVRIVLKPKRS from the coding sequence ATGTCAAAGCCGCCGTCCGGTACGCCTGCACCGGTTGACGAAATTCACTGGCTTTCGCTGATTGCGGCCGTTGCTGCAATCACGGCGGTCGGCATTGCCATCGGACTTGGGCTGCCGCTGCTCAGCATCATCATGGAGAAACGCGGAATCCCCTCGACGCTGATTGGGTTCAACTCGGCAATGGCCGGGTTCGCTTCCATGGCGGCCGCCCCGTTCACGACGAAGTTCGCGCACCGTCACGGCGTCGCGCCAACAATGCTCCTGGCGATAGTGTTTGCCGCAGCGAGCGCGCTCGGCTTTTACTACATTACGAATTTCTGGCTGTGGTTCCCCTTGCGTGTCGTCTTTCACGGCGCGATCACCGTGCTTTTCATCCTCTCGGAATTCTGGATCAACGCGACGGCGCCTCCAAACCGGCGGGGTTTCGTACTCGGTATCTACGGCACCGTGCTTTCGCTCGGTTTCGCGAGCGGTCCCCTGCTCTTTTCGATTCTCGGTAGCGAGGGGATATTGCCCTTCGCGGTTGGCGCCGGCGTGATCCTGCTTGCGGCCATACCGATCTATCTGGCGCGCAACGAAAGTCCGGTTCTCGACGAGAAACCCGAGCGGCATTTCATGCGCTATGTATTCCTCGTGCCCACGGCAACAGCTGCCGTCTTCATTTTCGGCGCGGTCGAGTCGGGCGGTCTCTCGCTGTTCCCGATCTTCGGCACGCGGGCAGGCTTTACCGAATCGCAGGCGGCGCTGCTGTTGACGGTGATGGGAATCGGGAACTTCATCTTCCAGATTCCGCTGGGGATGCTTTCCGACCGCGTGAAGGATCGCCGGACACTCCTCTCGGCGATGACGCTGATCGGCCTCATCGGCGCACTCTGTCTCCCCATGCTGGTCGAAAGCTGGGCCCTGATGGCCCTTGTGCTGTTGTTCTGGGGCGGATGCGTTTCGGGTCTCTACACCGTCGGCCTAAGCCACCTGGGTTCCCGGCTTCAGGGCGCCGATCTTGCGGCAGCCAACGCGGCGTTCGTTTTCTCCTACGCCGTCGGCACCGTTGCCGGGCCGCAGGTGATCGGCGCCGCCATGGACGTTACCGGCAACAGCGGTTTTGCCTGGGCGATCGCGGCATTCTTCGGGCTTTATGTTGCGCTTTCGGTGGTCCGGATCGTTTTGAAACCAAAACGGTCTTGA
- a CDS encoding DUF3572 domain-containing protein produces MKSADETAIAILAWLANEPELLSRFLALTGTDPDSLRTAIGEPGFMGGLIAFLMDHEPTLMAFCAATQTQPEEVVRAHHLLSGASDFEDS; encoded by the coding sequence ATGAAAAGCGCTGACGAAACAGCAATCGCCATCCTCGCTTGGCTCGCCAACGAACCGGAACTTCTGTCCCGTTTCCTCGCCCTGACCGGTACGGATCCCGATTCACTGCGCACGGCAATCGGCGAGCCGGGTTTCATGGGCGGCTTGATTGCTTTCCTGATGGACCACGAACCGACGCTGATGGCTTTTTGCGCTGCGACGCAAACGCAGCCGGAGGAGGTTGTCCGGGCGCACCACCTTCTGTCCGGCGCGTCGGACTTCGAGGACAGCTGA
- a CDS encoding response regulator, with protein sequence MPKQVMIVEDNELNMKLFRDLIEASGYQTIQTRNGMEALELARKHRPDLILMDIQLPEVSGLEVTKWLKEDDELHVIPVIAVTAFAMKGDEERIRQGGCEAYVSKPISVPKFIETIKTYLGDA encoded by the coding sequence ATGCCCAAACAGGTGATGATTGTTGAGGACAACGAGCTGAATATGAAGCTCTTCCGCGACCTGATTGAGGCCTCCGGCTATCAGACGATCCAGACGCGCAATGGCATGGAGGCGCTCGAGCTTGCGCGCAAGCATCGGCCCGACCTGATCCTGATGGACATCCAGTTACCCGAGGTTTCCGGCTTGGAAGTCACGAAGTGGCTCAAGGAAGACGATGAGCTTCACGTCATTCCGGTCATCGCCGTGACCGCATTTGCCATGAAGGGCGATGAGGAGCGTATTCGTCAGGGCGGTTGCGAAGCCTATGTCTCCAAACCGATTTCGGTTCCGAAATTCATCGAAACGATAAAGACCTATCTGGGCGATGCCTGA